The Rhododendron vialii isolate Sample 1 chromosome 6a, ASM3025357v1 genome includes a window with the following:
- the LOC131328821 gene encoding uncharacterized protein LOC131328821 → MERSTLKPKPLLKISAPKIPSVIVKNPTTENKDKKRSLEICDGDNNSSQGDRHWNRPKKQKNIAQVAPLEDIHIDTDGFFQDVPDSSTPLEDLEAHLGVNNLNLGDELYSQSSGGSIDGPDSFGLLSRKGRSVKEASRQITHEKASIDMPKVPITEPRQF, encoded by the exons ATGGAGAGATCAACTCTCAAGCCTAAACCTCTCTTGAAGATTTCTGCTCCAAAAATTCCATCCGTGATTGTCAAAAATCCAACCACCGaaaataaagacaagaaaagaAGCCTTGAGATTTGTGATGGGGACAACAACTCTAGTCAAGGTGATCGTCACTGGAATCGCCCCAAGAAGCAGAAAAACATAGCCCAAGTCGCACCCTTGGAGGATATCCACATTGACACAGACGGTTTTTTCCAAGATGTGCCTGATAGCAGCACGCCTTTGGAGGATTTAGAAGCACAT TTGGGAGTCAACAACTTGAATCTTGGTGATGAACTATACTCTCAAAGCAGTGGAGGTTCTATAGATGGTCCAGATTCCTTTGGATTGCTTTCTCGTAAGGGAAGATCTGTCAAAGAAGCATCACGTCAAATTACTCATGAGAAGGCTTCTATTGACATGCCCAAAGTGCCAATAACAGAACCAAGACAATTTTGA